In Streptococcus mitis, the DNA window TTTGAAAGCCATAGACGAGCCTCTTTGGGAAGAATTGGATAAGAAGCGCGAGGAGTATATCCGAATCCATGGAGAGGTGGAGTTGGACGACGATGAGGACGACGAGTGAGACTATATATAAAAGGTGACTATACTAGAAAATTGCCATTTGGCTACAGAGAACTCGCATGGAAGATGTGGTTTAAGGAACGGAAAGGCAAGAAAATAAGTTTCTCCAATGTTGGTGACGATGCTATGTTACAGGATGATTTTTACTTTGGTGTTCGGTTACACAAATGGTCTTCAGTTGACGAAAGATGGGATAAGGCTCCTTTTATAATTCCTAGTAATCCTTGGTTGTCTTTGGAATATGAGAGTGTAACACTTGAATTTGAAAAAACTTTCATTACAGAGTGGAGAGAACGTGGAGATTATCTACGTATCGCAACATCTCATATAGATGTTTTAACAGTAGATAAAATTATGGCGGTCGAGGTTGCGAGTGCAATAGATGGTAATATCAGCGAGGATGACAAAGAGACATGGTTAGATGTAGAGACTTTTAAGGAGCTACATAAGGATGTTCTTTCGCTGACTTATGATGAAGCGGTTGAAATTAGTTTGGAAGAATTAAAAACAATGATACCAGTAAGAGACCCTCTATGGGAAGAGGAAGAACGCCTTCGTGAAGAATATATCAAAATCCATGGAGAACGTGTTTATGATGATGAGGAAGAAGAGTGAGAATTTATATTAAAGGTGATTATACTAGAAAATTGCCATTTGGCTACAGAGAACTCGCATGGAAAATGTGGTTTAAAGAAAGAAATGGTCAAAAAATAAGTTTTTCAAATGTCGGGGATGATGAGATGCTACAAAATGACTTCTATCTATCTTTACGATTAGATAAGTGGGGAGCAAGTGGCTCTCGTTGGAAAGAGGTCAAGGTTAAAGGTGGCAGTGCAATCAATTCCCAAAAATATGAAAATATTGATTTAGATTATGAAGGAAGTTATGAAAGCGACGGTAGAGAAAAGGGAAAACACCTAAGAATTGCTTCTAATTATTTGGATGTTTTAACAGTTGATAAACGTGCTATGTATATTATGGCGCTAGAAATTGGCTTGATTCAATATCCAAATTGAAAAAATTGTCAAATTATGAGAAGAATCAATTAGTTAGATTTATCTTGAGAGCTGCTGAATTCTTGAGAACGTAGGAGTAAAATATGAAATTATATATTAAAGGTGATTACACCAAAGAAATTCCATTTGATTATTTAGAACTAGCGAAGAGAATGTGGTTTGATACTAAAGATGGGAAGACAGTAGATATTTCTTATTTTGGGAATACTCGCCCATTTAAAACAGACCCAACTATTCACTTGAAGTTGAATAAGTGGATGCATGATAATAGATGGAATAATGTTCAGTTGAAAGAAGGGATTATCAATAAATTTGGAAGTCATGTATATGAAAATCTTGAATTAGATTTTGAAGACAATCCAGCAACAGACTATCGAGAAAAAGGAGACTGTCTACGTTTAGCTTCTACCCACCTTGACCTTCTCACTGTTGATAAACGAGCTATGTATATTATGGCCATTGAAATTGCGACTGCTATTGATGGTCAGATTAGCGAAGATGATAAAGAGAGCTGGTTAAGTGTGGAGGGATTTAAAAAACGGCATGAGGATATCCTTTCGATGAGTTATGAAGAAGCTAATGAGCTGAGTTTGGAAGAAATTCCGTTTATGGATGATGTGAGAGACCCAGTTTGGGAAGAAGACGACCGCAGGAATGAAGAATACATCAAAAACCATGGCGAGCCAGTTTATGACGACGAGGAAGAATGAAATTATATTTAAAAGGTGATTATACAAAAAAGATACCTTATGGTTATTTGGAACTAGCTGGTAAAATGTGGTTTCCAGAAGATGAGCAAGTTTCTTACTCAAATGCTGGGAATAATGATGCATTACAAGAGGTTTTTTCCTTATTTCAAAAAAAGATTTAGATAAACCCAATCCTTCCATCGGAGAGCAAAATGTTAAATAAAATGAAAAACTATTATAAAAACAAACCAACTCAAGCTGTCTTAATGCTCATAGTTCTTATTTGGTCAGTATATGAGATTGGTGCGACCAGTTTGGCAAGTAAATCTGCATTAACTAAGGAATTCATGCATAGTCGGTATGTTATGGTTTGGCCAATGGTAGATAAGAAAATGAAATTATACCACTATGCGGAAGAATGGACTAATGACGTTTTAGTTGGAATTATGCATTTAGACTATGGAAATATTAAAATAACTAGTTTTCCTAAAAAATGGGAGAGTGAAGCTGAAGTATACTATACGCTGTCTCAGGATGAGTATGCTGATAGAGTATATTTTTTCTTAGACGAGCCAATTTCCAAAGCCTATATCAGCAGATTAGAACAAAATTATTATTTGATTTCAAATAATGCAGTTGCTATTAAAGAAGAAACAGGTAAAACAGTTGAACAGTTAGCTCAAGAAGTGGGGAATGCAAGGAAAAATTTCTTATCAGTTCTTGGAAAGATGAAAATCCTTCGTTTGGTCTATTTGATTCTTCGTATGATAATATTGTTGCAGTGTATCAGGTGGTCGGGTCAGCGTAGAAAAAGGAAAGAGAGCGAAATTTTGCAGAATAGATAGAGCTCCAGAAAGGTATGACGACTATAAGGAGAGTAACAAATGACCTATAGGAAGAAAAAAATCTGGAAATTAGGTTGTGGCTTGTTAATATTAACCCTAGCAACTAGCATTTTTGGACTATATTTATGGGCACAAAATCTTGGTAAGTATACTCTGCAACCAGGTCAAAGTGTTGAATTGAAAGTTTTTTCTAAAACAGAGCAGCGGGAGTATAATTCGGAATTGATTTTTTTAAAAAAAGATGAGGCTAAATTAAAATTATCTGGCCGAAAAGGATGGGGGATTAAAGGAGGTAACACGGTTTATAATGTTGAGAAGCAGTCAATAACTGAGATTATTATCTCTAAAGATGGAACAGAGCACAGAGACTTACCAAATGATAAGAGTAAAAGTATCTATTTAGAAAGTGATGGAATAGTGCTTCAAGGGAGAATAAAGGAAGTATTTGGGGTGACGGAAGAAACTCCCTACACGATCACCATCACCAATGTAGACGACAAGCCAGCACACTTTGAAGCTCAAGTGGTGGATAGGTAAAATTTCAGCTCTCAAATGAGGGCTTTTTTAGATACAAGTTTCAAAAAAGAAGCAAATATGATATACTAAAGAACGAGTATTCTATTAGAATTAGGACAAGTAATATGAAACAAACGATTATTCTTTTATACGGTGGGCGTAGTGCAGAGCGTGAAGTCTCTGTTCTTTCAGCTGAAAGTGTCATGCGCGCGGTCAACTACGACCGTTTCACAGTCAAGACTTTCTTCATCAGCCAGTCGGGTGATTTTATTAAAACGCAAGAATTTAGCCATACTCCAGGTCAAGAGGACCGTCTCATGACCAATGAAACCATTGATTGGGATAAGAAAGTTGCACCAAGTGCCATCTACGAAGATGGTGCAGTGGTCTTCCCAGTCCTCCATGGTCCGATGGGAGAAGATGGCTCAGTTCAAGGATTCTTGGAAGTTTTGAAAATGCCTTATGTTGGTTGCAACATCTTGTCATCTAGTCTTGCCATGGATAAAATCACGACCAAGCGTGTTTTAGAATCTGTCGGGATTGCTCAAGTTCCTTATGTGGCCATTGTCGAAGGCGATGATGTGACTGCTAAAATTGCCGAAGTTGAAGAAAAATTGACTTACCCAGTCTTCACAAAACCATCAAACATGGGTTCAAGTGTCGGTATTTCTAAGTCTGAAAATCAAGAGGAACTCCGTCAAGCTTTGAAACTTGCCTTTCAATATGACAGCCGTGTCTTGGTAGAGCAAGGGGTAAATGCTCGTGAAATCGAGGTTGGTCTCTTGGGCAACTACGATGTCAAGAGTACGCTACCAGGAGAAGTAGTCAAGGATGTTGACTTTTATGACTACGATGCCAAGTATATTGACAACAAGATTACCATGGATATCCCAGCTAAAATCAGTGATGATGTGGTAGCTGTCATGCGTCAGAATGCAGAAACAGCCTTCCGTGCCATTGGTGGCCTCGGTCTCTCTCGTTGCGATTTCTTCTATACAGACAAGGGAGAGATTTTCCTAAACGAGCTTAATACCATGCCAGGTTTTACCCAGTGGTCTATGTACCCACTACTTTGGGACAATATGGGAATCAGCTATCCAGACTTAATCGAGCGATTGGTTGATCTTGCCAAGGAAAGTTTTGACAAGCGCGAAGCGCATTTGCTATAAAAATGAAAGAGAGGGTAGAAGCCAGAACCATCACTGCAAGGTGACTAGAGTTCTCGAGTTTCGACCCTTTTTAAAGGAGTAGAAATGAAATTAACAATTCATGAAGTGGCTCAAGTTGTAGGAGCTAAAAATGATATCAGCCTCTTTGAGGACACCCAGTTAGAAAAAGCTGAGTTTGATAGTCGTTTGATTGCTGCAGGGGATTTGTTTGTGCCCCTCAAAGGTGCTCGTGACGGTCATGACTTTATCGAAATAGCCTTTGAAAATGGTGCCGCAGTAACCTTGTCTGAGAAAGAAATCGCAAATCATCCCTACATTTTAGTAGCTGATGTTTTGACGGCCTTTCAAACCCTAGCTGCCTACTATCTTGAAAAAACAGGAGTTGATGTCTTTGCTGTTACAGGCTCAAATGGCAAGACAACGACCAAAGATATGTTAGCGCACTTGCTATCAACAACCTACAAAACTTACAAAACACAAGGTAACTACAATAATGAGATTGGCCTTCCCTACACAGTTCTCCACATGCCTGAAGGAACAGAAAAGTTGGTCTTGGAGATGGGGCAGGATCACTTGGGAGATATTCATCTCTTGTCAGAATTGGCTCGTCCAAAAACAGCCATCGTGACCTTGGTTGGAGAAGCCCATTTAGCCTTTTTCAAAGACCGTTCTGAAATTGCTAAAGGAAAAATGCAAATTGCAGACGGGATGTCTTCGAATTCCTTGCTCTTGGCACCAGCAGATCCGATTGTAGAGGACTACTTGCCAACTGACAAAAAGGTAGTTCGTTTTGGCCAAGGAGCAGAGTTGGAAATTACAGACTTGATTGAGCGCAAGGATAGTCTGACATTTAAGGCTAATTTCTTGGAACAAGCCCTTGATTTGCCAGTGACTGGTAAGTACAATGCTACTAATGCCATGATTGCATCCTATGTTGCCCTACAAGAAGGAGTTTCTGAGGAGCAAATTCGTCAGGCCTTCCAAAATCTTGAATTGACGCGTAACCGTACCGAGTGGAAGAAAGCAGCCAATGGAGCAGATATCCTATCAGATGTTTACAATGCCAATCCAACTGCTATGAAGCTGATTTTAGAGACTTTCTCTGCCATTCCAGCCAATGAAGGTGGCAAGAAAATTGCTGTTTTAGCGGATATGAAGGAGCTTGGTGACCAGTCTATTCAACTCCATAACCAGATGATTTTGAGCCTTTCTCCAGATGTGCTTGATACCGTTATTTTCTATGGAGAAGACATTGCTGAATTAGCCCAATTGGCCAGTCAAATGTTCCCAATCGGCCATGTTTACTACTTCAAAAAAACAGCTGACGAGGATCAATTTGAAGTCCTAGTTAAGCAAGTTAAGGAAAGTCTAGGAGCTAATGACCAAATCTTGCTCAAAGGCTCTAACTCTATGAACCTAGCCAAATTGGTAGAAAGTTTAGAAAATGAAGACAAGTGATTTTGTTAAGTATCTGCAAAGAATGATTGCCCTTACAGATACTGGCTTAACCTTTACAAAAGATCCTTTCGACCGTGAGCGCTACGAAGACTTGCGAAGTCTGTTATCTGAAATGTTGAATCAGGTATCAGACCTTGATGCAGACGAAGTGGTAGAACTCTTGAAACCGACCTCCGCTTATGCGACTCCTTTAATGGACGTCCGTGCTTGGATAGTTGAGGATGAAAAAATTTGTCTGGTTAGGGGACAAGGAGAGAATGATTGGGCTTTGCCAGGTGGCTTTGGTGAAGTCGGCTATTCTCCAACAGAAAATATTCTCAAGGAAATTGAAGAAGAAACCGGTTTTGAAGCTAAAGTAGAAAGACTACTAGCTGTTTTTGATACAAATCGTTTCCAACTACAGAGCAAGCAATATGCAAAGTTTGTTTTTGAATGTAAGCTTCTTGATGGACAATTCCAAGAAAATCAAGAAATTGCTGACCTTCAATTTTTTGCCATTGACCAACTGCCAGCCTTATCTGAAAAACGCATTACCAAGGAGCAAATAGAGATTCTTTGGCAGGTTTATCAAGGTCAGAGGGAGCAATATCTTGATTAAGAAGATGATTATCGTATTTCTAAATTCATTTTTGACAAATAGCATGGTATAATAAAATGCAGGAAAATTTTGAATCATGAGGAAGACTAGATGAATTTATGGGATATTTTCTTTACGACCCAAGCAACAGAGCCACCCAAATTTGACCTTTTTTGGTATGTCAGTATATTTACACTCTTGGCTTTGACCTTTTATACAGCCTATCGTTATCGTGAAAAGAAGGCTTATCAACGATTTTTCCAAATCTTGCAGGCCGTTCAGTTGATCCTCCTTTATGGTTGGTACTGGGTCAATCATATGCCGTTGTCAGAAAGCCTACCTTTTTACCATTGCCGTATGGCTATGTTTGTGGTGCTTTTGCTTCCTGGTCAGTCTAAATATAGGCAGTATTTTGCATTATTAGGAACATTTGGGACATTAGCAGCCTTTGTTTATCCAGTTCCAGATGCTTATCCTTTCCCACATATTGCGATTTTATCCTTTATCTTTGGCCACTTAGCTCTCTTGGGGAACTCTCTAGTTTATCTATTGAGACAGTATAACGCGCGATTGCTGGATGTGAAGGGAATTTTTCTCATGACCTTTGCACTAAATGCCTTGATTTTTGTGGTCAATTTGGTAACTGGTGGAGATTACGGATTCTTGACAAAACCGCCATTGGTTGGAGATCACGGCTTAGTAGCTAATTATTTAATCGTTTCTCTGGCCCTGTCAGCAGCGATTACGTTGACAAAGAAAATCTTGGAACTATTTTTAGAACAAGAAGCAGAAAAAATGATTGCAAAGAAAGCTTAAAATCAAGCTTTCTTTTTTCATAAATCTAATTTTTTATAACTTGTTTGGAAAATACAAAAATATGATGAGCGAATGTAAAAAAATGGTAAGTAAATTTAGGAAAAACTAAGCACGATTGGATTTTTTGTGTTATAATATTCTGTGAATAGCTATGCCCTGTTTTAGCTATATTGAATAGAAGTTTGAAACTTGGAAGAGAGAGGATGCGATGTAATGGCTAGAGATGGTTTTTTTACAGGCTTAGATATCGGAACCAATTCGATTAAGGTGTTGGTTGCCGAGCTTAGAAATGGTGAACTAAATGTAATTGGTGTAAGTAATGCCAAGAGTAAAGGTGTAAAGGATGGGATTATCGTTGATATTGAAGCAGCAGCAACTGCTATCAAGTCAGCTATTTCCCAAGCAGAAGAGAAAGCTGGCATTTCAATCAAATCAGTGAATGTTGGTTTGCCTGGAAATCTTTTGCAAGTAGAACCAACTCAAGGAATGATTCCAGTTACATCTGATACAAAAGAAATTACAGATCAAGATGTTGAAAATGTTGTTAAATCAGCCTTGACAAAGAGTATGACACCAGATCGTGAAGTCATTACGTTTATTCCTGAAGAATTTATCGTAGATGGCTTCCAAGGTATTCGTGACCCGCGTGGCATGATGGGGGTTCGTCTTGAGATGCGTGGTTTGCTTTACACAGGTCCACGTACTATTCTTCACAATTTACGCAAGACAGTTGAGCGCTCAGGTGTTCAGGTTGAAAATATTATTATTTCACCATTGGCTTTGGTTCGTTCAGTCTTGAATGAAGGAGAGCGTGAATTTGGAGCTACGGTGATTGATATGGGAGCAGGTCAAACAACTGTTGCTACAATCCGTAACCAAGAACTCCAGTTTACAAATATTCTTCAAGAAGGTGGAGATTATGTCACAAAAGATATCTCTAAAGTCTTGAAGACTTCACAAAAACTAGCTGAAGGATTGAAATTGAACTATGGTGAAGCCTACCCTTCACTTGCAAGCAATGAAACCTTCCAAGTTGAAGTGATTGGTGAAGTAGAGCCTGTAAAAGTTACAGAAAGCTACCTAGCAGAGATTATTTCAGCTCGCATTAAACACATTTTTGAACAAATCAAACAAGAGTTGGAAAGAAGACATTTGTTGGATCTTCCAGGTGGGATTGTTCTGATTGGTGGAAATGCTATTTTACCAGGTATTGTAGAACTTGCACAGGAAGTATTTGGCGTTGGTGTCAAACTTTACGTTCCAAATCAAGTTGGAATCCGTAATCCTGCCTTCGCTCATGTGATTAGCTTGTCTGAATTTGCTGGTCAATTGACTGAGGTGCATTTATTAGCGCAACGAGCAGTCAAGGGTGAAGATACTTTGCGTCACCAACCAATTAATTTTGGTGGGATGATTCAACGCGTTACGCAGGTAGCACAACCGACCCCTATTCAACCAGTTCAAAATACTGAGGTAGAGCAGTCAGCTTCTACGAACGTAGTTGCTCCGAAAGAAGATAAAGTATCTTCTCAAAATAAACCAAAAATCGCAGATCGTTTCCGTGGCTTAATCGGAAGCATGTTTGATGAATAAAAGAGGAAAAATAAACTATGACATTTTCATTTGATACAGCAGCAGCTCAAGGTGCAGTTATTAAAGTAATCGGTGTTGGTGGAGGTGGTGGTAACGCCATTAACCGTATGGTTGACGAAGGTGTTGCAGGCGTAGAATTTATCGCAGCAAACACAGATGTACAAGCTTTGAGTAGTACAAAAGCTGAGACTGTAATTCAGTTAGGCCCTAAATTGACTCGTGGTTTGGGTGCTGGCGGTCGACCTGAAGTTGGTCAAAAGGCAGCTGAAGAAAGCGAAGAAGCCTTGACTCAAGCTATTACTGGAGCAGATATGGTCTTCATTACTGCAGGTATGGGAGGTGGCTCTGGTACTGGTGCAGCTCCTGTTATTGCCCGCATTGCTAAAGATTTAGGTGCTCTT includes these proteins:
- a CDS encoding D-alanine--D-alanine ligase produces the protein MKQTIILLYGGRSAEREVSVLSAESVMRAVNYDRFTVKTFFISQSGDFIKTQEFSHTPGQEDRLMTNETIDWDKKVAPSAIYEDGAVVFPVLHGPMGEDGSVQGFLEVLKMPYVGCNILSSSLAMDKITTKRVLESVGIAQVPYVAIVEGDDVTAKIAEVEEKLTYPVFTKPSNMGSSVGISKSENQEELRQALKLAFQYDSRVLVEQGVNAREIEVGLLGNYDVKSTLPGEVVKDVDFYDYDAKYIDNKITMDIPAKISDDVVAVMRQNAETAFRAIGGLGLSRCDFFYTDKGEIFLNELNTMPGFTQWSMYPLLWDNMGISYPDLIERLVDLAKESFDKREAHLL
- a CDS encoding TIGR02206 family membrane protein, encoding MNLWDIFFTTQATEPPKFDLFWYVSIFTLLALTFYTAYRYREKKAYQRFFQILQAVQLILLYGWYWVNHMPLSESLPFYHCRMAMFVVLLLPGQSKYRQYFALLGTFGTLAAFVYPVPDAYPFPHIAILSFIFGHLALLGNSLVYLLRQYNARLLDVKGIFLMTFALNALIFVVNLVTGGDYGFLTKPPLVGDHGLVANYLIVSLALSAAITLTKKILELFLEQEAEKMIAKKA
- a CDS encoding NUDIX hydrolase N-terminal domain-containing protein yields the protein MKTSDFVKYLQRMIALTDTGLTFTKDPFDRERYEDLRSLLSEMLNQVSDLDADEVVELLKPTSAYATPLMDVRAWIVEDEKICLVRGQGENDWALPGGFGEVGYSPTENILKEIEEETGFEAKVERLLAVFDTNRFQLQSKQYAKFVFECKLLDGQFQENQEIADLQFFAIDQLPALSEKRITKEQIEILWQVYQGQREQYLD
- the ftsA gene encoding cell division protein FtsA; the protein is MARDGFFTGLDIGTNSIKVLVAELRNGELNVIGVSNAKSKGVKDGIIVDIEAAATAIKSAISQAEEKAGISIKSVNVGLPGNLLQVEPTQGMIPVTSDTKEITDQDVENVVKSALTKSMTPDREVITFIPEEFIVDGFQGIRDPRGMMGVRLEMRGLLYTGPRTILHNLRKTVERSGVQVENIIISPLALVRSVLNEGEREFGATVIDMGAGQTTVATIRNQELQFTNILQEGGDYVTKDISKVLKTSQKLAEGLKLNYGEAYPSLASNETFQVEVIGEVEPVKVTESYLAEIISARIKHIFEQIKQELERRHLLDLPGGIVLIGGNAILPGIVELAQEVFGVGVKLYVPNQVGIRNPAFAHVISLSEFAGQLTEVHLLAQRAVKGEDTLRHQPINFGGMIQRVTQVAQPTPIQPVQNTEVEQSASTNVVAPKEDKVSSQNKPKIADRFRGLIGSMFDE
- a CDS encoding UDP-N-acetylmuramoyl-tripeptide--D-alanyl-D-alanine ligase; translation: MKLTIHEVAQVVGAKNDISLFEDTQLEKAEFDSRLIAAGDLFVPLKGARDGHDFIEIAFENGAAVTLSEKEIANHPYILVADVLTAFQTLAAYYLEKTGVDVFAVTGSNGKTTTKDMLAHLLSTTYKTYKTQGNYNNEIGLPYTVLHMPEGTEKLVLEMGQDHLGDIHLLSELARPKTAIVTLVGEAHLAFFKDRSEIAKGKMQIADGMSSNSLLLAPADPIVEDYLPTDKKVVRFGQGAELEITDLIERKDSLTFKANFLEQALDLPVTGKYNATNAMIASYVALQEGVSEEQIRQAFQNLELTRNRTEWKKAANGADILSDVYNANPTAMKLILETFSAIPANEGGKKIAVLADMKELGDQSIQLHNQMILSLSPDVLDTVIFYGEDIAELAQLASQMFPIGHVYYFKKTADEDQFEVLVKQVKESLGANDQILLKGSNSMNLAKLVESLENEDK